In Aegilops tauschii subsp. strangulata cultivar AL8/78 chromosome 3, Aet v6.0, whole genome shotgun sequence, one genomic interval encodes:
- the LOC109749984 gene encoding cytochrome P450 71A1-like, with protein sequence MLLRLGPLPTLVVSSANVAREVLQPQDHAFANRPALAIPRWLLYGCTDIAFAPHDAYWRGVRTIVVPHLLSPARVSAYRGVREEVAELVRKVEQQAHEGGVVVRSSDLLSGFAKDMNGRIVLGRFDSCCV encoded by the coding sequence ATGCTGCTCCGCCTCGGCCCCTTGCCCACCCTGGTCGTCTCGTCCGCGAACGTGGCGCGCGAGGTGCTGCAGCCGCAGGACCACGCCTTCGCCAACCGGCCCGCGCTCGCCATCCCGCGGTGGCTCCTCTACGGCTGCACGGACATCGCCTTCGCCCCCCACGACGCCTACTGGCGCGGTGTACGCACGATCGTCGTGCCCCACCTGCTGAGCCCCGCCAGGGTGAGCGCCTACCGCGGCGTGCGCGAGGAGGTGGCCGAGCTTGTCCGGAAGGTGGAGCAGCAGGCACATGAAGGCGGCGTCGTGGTGCGGTCGAGCGATCTCCTGAGCGGCTTCGCCAAGGACATGAACGGGCGAATCGTGCTCGGGCGATTTGATTCCTGTTGTGTATGA